The Desulfurella amilsii region CTCTTGTGTCTATTACCAAGTCTAGCTTGTTATTTTCAAGGCTTTTGATATTTTTATTTTGGTTTTATGGGTTATTGTTGTTTTCACTATTACACATACTTTCTAAAAAATTTTTGTATATCCTTAAGCTTTGGCAAAGAAAAGTTATTATTTGTGGTATCTGCCGCCAGGCTGTAGATTTTAGCAAATCGCTTGATGATCAATTTTACCTAGGCTACAAGACATTAGCTTTTTTTGATCAAAAATCTCCTCTTAAAACGCTAAATAACAAGAAAGTTATAAGATCTTTTATAGAGTTATCTCAAGAATCTAAATTAAACAATGTAGATACAGTTTTTGTAATTACATCCTGCAATATAAAAATAGATTTAACAACTCTACAGACAATCTTTAAAAATGTTATATTAATACCAGATTTTGAAGGTTTGTCTATTTTTAATACAAAAATAAATTTTTACTTTTCTCAAAAATTACTTTTTATACAAACCAAAAATAATTTTGAATCGCCAATAAATAAATTTCTTAAAAGAGCATTTGATTTGATTTTGGTGGTGATTGCACTGCCATTTTTTTTAATGACATTGATATTCATCAGTGTTGCTATAAAAATTACATCAAAAGGACCTGTATTTTTTAAGCATGAGCGTATCGGCAAGAACGGAAAAACAATTAAAATATATAAATTTAGAAGTATGTATGAAGATGCACAAGAACGTTTAAAAATTTTACTAGACAGTAATGAAGAACTAAGAAAGGAGTGGAATCAGTACTTTAAACTTAAAAATGACCCACGTGTCACTAAGGTAGGAAATTTTTTGAGAAAAACCTCTCTAGATGAGCTCCCTCAAATTATAAATATCATTAAAAATGAAATGTCTTTTGTGGGCCCAAGACCTGTTGTAAAAGAAGAAGCAGAAAAGTACTACAGGGAATACGCTAAATTTTACTATATGGTAAATCCTGGGCTTACAGGACTGTGGCAGGTAAGTGGTCGCAACGATACTACTTATGATTTTCGTGTAAAAATGGATAGTTGGTATGTAACTAATTGGTCATTGTGGCTTGACGTTATTATAATAGTAAAAACTTTTGGTGTTGTGTTAAAAAAAGAGGGTGTTTACTAAAATTGTGCAAGTATTGTATTGACTGATAAAAAAAATTATGGTAGTTTGTCATTTGGCTTTTTTATGAAAGTTCGTTTGAAAGTAATTGCAAATGCAAAACAAGATTTGATCTGTGGGTTTGAAGGAGGGTATTTGAAAGTTAAAGTTTCAAAGCCTGCGCTAGAAGGTAGAGCTAACGAGGCTGTAATTATACTAATGTCCTCTTTTTTTAACATAAGGAAATCTGGTATTAAAATTTTAAGTGGTGAAAAATCGCATATAAAAACACTTAAGCTAGATATAGAAGAAAAAGTTTTTAATTCAAAAATAGAAAGGGTGATTAAAAATGCCAATTTATGAGTATAAGTGTTCTGATTGTGGTAAAACGATTGAATTTATGCAAAAAATGGGTGCTAAAGCTCCAAGCGCATGCCCTTCATGTGGTGCAATCAACTCTCTAAAAAAACTTATTTCTCATACCTCTTTTGAGCTAAAAGGCTCAGGATGGTATGTGACAGACTATAAAAATAATTCAAAACCAACAAATTCTAAAGTTGAGACTAATAAAGGAGAATCAACAAATTCTAAAGTTGAGGCCAATAAAGGAGAATCAAAAAATGCTGGAAAAGACGTTGTCAATCATTAAACCTGATGCTGTAAAAGCTGGCTATAGTGGTAAAATTATAGCAATGCTTGAGGAAAATGGTTTTGTGATTAAAGCTATGAAGAAGATTAATCTCACAAAAAAACAGGCTGAAGGTTTCTATATTGTGCATAAAGACAGGCCGTTTTACGATTCATTAACCACATTTATGTCAAGTGGTAGCATTATTGTTATGGTGTTAGAAAAAGAAAACGCTATTGCAGATTATAGAGAACTGATGGGTGCAACTGATCCTTCTTGCGCAAAAGCGGGTACAATAAGGGTACTTTATGGAAAAAATATAGAAGAAAATGCTGTTCATGGTTCTGATTCTAAAGAATCTACTGATTTTGAAATACCTTATTTTTTTAGTGCTTTAGAAATACTATAAATTAACATAAAAGGAGATTTAAAAATGGCTCAACCAAAAAGAAAATCTTGTCACTCAAGAGCTGCTAAAAGAGCAACACATAAAAAAGCCAGTATGCCAGCTATGTCAAAATGTCCAAGATGCGGCGCTGTAAAATTGCCTCATGCCATTTGCCCATCTTGTGGTTATTACAACGATAAGGAAATACTAAAAATTGAAGAATGAAACCAATAGCGGTAGATGCGTTTGGTGGCGACAATGCCCCAAAAGAAATTATTTTAGGGGCATTTTTGGCTGCCAAAGAGTTTGATTTAGATATAGTGCTTGTGGGTAAAAAAGGTGAAATAGAAAAAAATATAGAAACTATTTCCAAAGATTTTAGTTCAAATACTGCGCAGAAAATTACTATAGAAGATGCTCCAAATGCAATTACTATGTTTGATAAGCCCAGTGTAGCTACCAGGAAAAGAAATTCATCTATGCATATTGGAATGGAGCTTGTAAAAAATAAAAAAGCAGATGCTTTTATTAGCGCAGGCAACTCTGGAGCAGTTATGGCTATTGCTATGGTGGTGTTGGGTAAACTTAAAGGTATTTCAAGACCAGCAATAGGTGCTCTATTGCCCACAGTAAATAGCAGCGTTTTGCTTTTAGATGCTGGAGCAAATGTGGATTGCAAACCAATTCACTTACTTGAGTTTAGTATTATGGGTTCTGTTTATATTAAGCATATGCTTGGTGTGCAAAAACCAAGAGTGGGTTTAATTAGCAATGGCTCAGAACCGGGCAAAGGAAATAGTCTTGTGCTTAAAACTTATGACTTAATAAAACCTTCTACACTTAACTTTTGTGGAAACATTGAAGGTAATGAAATATTTTCAGATAAGGTGGATGTTGCTGTATGTGATGGTTTTGTTGGTAATATAATTTTAAAAACATCCGAATCTGTGCCCAATATAATAGGTGAATTTTTAAAAGCTCAGATTTCTAGAAGCTTGATATATAAAATTGGCTATTTGCTATCTAAACCTGCATTTAGAATGCTTAAGAAGAAAACAGATTACGCAGAATTTGGAGGGGCGCCTCTTTTGGGTGTAAATGGTGCTTGCATAATTAGTCATGGCAGGAGCAAAGCATATGCTATAAAAAACGCTATTTTGAAAGCTGCAAAATTTGCAAGCCTTGATGTAAATCTAAAAATTGAAGAGGCGATTGAAAAGTGTTCTGCGCTAAAATACATTGGAAAAGAGGTGGAGAATGCGATCTAAGAT contains the following coding sequences:
- the wbaP gene encoding undecaprenyl-phosphate galactose phosphotransferase WbaP; protein product: MRNKTKEYMSFLIIVFFDFIAFVLSLYLAHQTRIFFNIFNIVQYKKHFSYYYEYFFVFFIVFFLFYYEGIYTKRDDVWEDLKKIFNSLTIIFIIILSLVSITKSSLLFSRLLIFLFWFYGLLLFSLLHILSKKFLYILKLWQRKVIICGICRQAVDFSKSLDDQFYLGYKTLAFFDQKSPLKTLNNKKVIRSFIELSQESKLNNVDTVFVITSCNIKIDLTTLQTIFKNVILIPDFEGLSIFNTKINFYFSQKLLFIQTKNNFESPINKFLKRAFDLILVVIALPFFLMTLIFISVAIKITSKGPVFFKHERIGKNGKTIKIYKFRSMYEDAQERLKILLDSNEELRKEWNQYFKLKNDPRVTKVGNFLRKTSLDELPQIINIIKNEMSFVGPRPVVKEEAEKYYREYAKFYYMVNPGLTGLWQVSGRNDTTYDFRVKMDSWYVTNWSLWLDVIIIVKTFGVVLKKEGVY
- a CDS encoding DUF167 domain-containing protein, with amino-acid sequence MKVRLKVIANAKQDLICGFEGGYLKVKVSKPALEGRANEAVIILMSSFFNIRKSGIKILSGEKSHIKTLKLDIEEKVFNSKIERVIKNANL
- a CDS encoding FmdB family zinc ribbon protein yields the protein MPIYEYKCSDCGKTIEFMQKMGAKAPSACPSCGAINSLKKLISHTSFELKGSGWYVTDYKNNSKPTNSKVETNKGESTNSKVEANKGESKNAGKDVVNH
- the ndk gene encoding nucleoside-diphosphate kinase; translated protein: MEKTLSIIKPDAVKAGYSGKIIAMLEENGFVIKAMKKINLTKKQAEGFYIVHKDRPFYDSLTTFMSSGSIIVMVLEKENAIADYRELMGATDPSCAKAGTIRVLYGKNIEENAVHGSDSKESTDFEIPYFFSALEIL
- the rpmF gene encoding 50S ribosomal protein L32, with translation MAQPKRKSCHSRAAKRATHKKASMPAMSKCPRCGAVKLPHAICPSCGYYNDKEILKIEE
- the plsX gene encoding phosphate acyltransferase PlsX, translated to MKPIAVDAFGGDNAPKEIILGAFLAAKEFDLDIVLVGKKGEIEKNIETISKDFSSNTAQKITIEDAPNAITMFDKPSVATRKRNSSMHIGMELVKNKKADAFISAGNSGAVMAIAMVVLGKLKGISRPAIGALLPTVNSSVLLLDAGANVDCKPIHLLEFSIMGSVYIKHMLGVQKPRVGLISNGSEPGKGNSLVLKTYDLIKPSTLNFCGNIEGNEIFSDKVDVAVCDGFVGNIILKTSESVPNIIGEFLKAQISRSLIYKIGYLLSKPAFRMLKKKTDYAEFGGAPLLGVNGACIISHGRSKAYAIKNAILKAAKFASLDVNLKIEEAIEKCSALKYIGKEVENAI